The DNA region aaaaaatcagcttaagaaatttggagaaatttaaataaaaattttacaAATCAATAAATAACAATAGAGTCATAAAATTGCAATAAAAAACTATGGAGTAGAAAacaaagtgtatatatatgctagtATTAAAATTTGCATCAGTAAAGCTATTAATTCTCACTATAATATTCAATCATTgacatatataaaattaattaagccAAGATATGGGATGCATATACCTCGTCAATAGTATTTTTGAAACAAAGCTTGTGATCAGCCACAGGGGTATTCACAAAATCGTGAAATTGCTCCTTCAAATTGCTTAGAAAGCTACCATCCTTCGACTTCTTCCATTTGGGCCATCCACAAGAAGTTACAGATGGATTTGCAGCAGCAGCAGATTCTTTTAGGCCTTTTTCTACTTCCATTGCTTCGATTTCAGTATGTCAATAACGAATAATTATCTAattaaaaaacgaaaaagaaaacTAGCTAGCTAGCGTTACAGAAGTAACACGTACAGAAGAACTAtagaattagaaaaaaaaaacgtaacaAATAATGGTTACTGGTGAAATTTGCTCGTTAATGACTTATATTTATAAGTTTATCAAATATAGGATGCGAAAATCGACTTGTTTAACAAGAAAAGATGGCCAAAGAATACATAGCTTGAGAAGGAAGTCAGGCTATTTCGATTGGACATCatcaaaaagagaagaaaaaattaacGTTTTTTCCAAGTCAtgtgattttattttatattttataagtttaaGTTCCAACATTGGAAGTACaaatagggaaaaaaaattgacgTATCAGGGTTTAATTTGAATACACCAATTTGATAAAATTGAGCACTGCAACTGCTAGTCCGGACACCATAGGGgtcaaaaatccaagttttgcTGGAAAAAAAACGTAAGATTATCTTAGATGAATCTATCTAATTAAGGGTTAATATGCCATTTTTCACAAGTAAAAGACTCAGTTCGTTATTAGGAAGGGTATTATAGGGGGAAAAGGGGCCTAAGCCTtgcttttcttgttttctttagGAAATTATTTAGGCAAATATAATAAGTTAGGTTTTACTTGTGTTTGGACGAAAATGGCACACTTAGTTTAAATTGAAGGTTAAAAGTGCCCACTCAAATAATACAAtgactaaaatcaaaataaagcaATAATTGAATGTTCTGTACTTCTCTCTCTTAACTAAGCCCGCCGACGCTTAATGTGCTTTTCTCTATTCAACCCGTAAACCAAAGAATTTGGTTATACGTGCAAGAGGGTATTAGGAAAATATATTTGTCCTTCATCAGTTGTGTGCTTGTCTCCCAAGGGGTTTATAATGTCCTGAACCACTCTATCCATTACCCTAAAATATCATAACAACAAATATACGAGGATTCATTTAATTTAATTGgtttaaataaaaaatgcaaCCCGCCAAAATATAAGAGTTGGATCAACTTTTAATATGAAGCTCATTTAAGCACCTTATTTTAAGGCCCGATCCAATTAAAATATATTGCAACTTGCAAACCCGTAAACTCGTGGTAATTAATTATCTACCATATTTGAAGTTTAGTTCTCAAGCAATTAGGAAATGGGAAACCGAAatcgaaaaggaaaaagaaataacgtGATTGCTTGATGACACTATGCATATAAAACACAAGAAATCCTAATCCAACACAAAAACTAAGAATCAAACCTAACCTTTGTCTCTATAAATTCAAGTCCAAGCTGCACGAATGGTGAAActcttaacttttcataaactatattaaaaatttgattagttaattTCATCAAATGGAGCCATCCGCTACCTGTGAAATTTGTGTGTTTCCTGTATTTGATGATAATGGTTTAGGAGGTTGTCCTGGTGCAGCCATTGCAGGCAACGATTTTAACTTGGAGATTAATGTAATTGTCAAGCATACTTACAGTTGTGGTGAGAGCACTGCGGACGAGTTAATTTGTGATAATACGTTTTCTTGTAAGTGCAAGTCATTATCATGCGATGAAATTGACCAAACGCTTTTGGAAACTGATTTTCCTTATCCATTAGAAAGGATTAAGTGGGATCCTACTGAGAAAATTTTGGAGAACAAGGATGATTTAATCGAACAAATCTTGGAGTTTGTTCATCAGAATATTGTTACAGGTTCTCCAGTAGAATATTTGGATGAAGTTTATGTGAGCCTGGTATTGGTTAAGCAAGTGTCCGTAACTCCTCAAGAATTTGAACTTACGAAAGCAAGAATTCTTGCCGTATGGAGAGAATATTGTGAGGAATTAATTCGGAGAGAAATGTATGACAAGATCACGCGATCGGGAAGGGAGTCATCTTTGTACGAATGCTTAAAGTGGATAGAATGTTGCATACAAGATACTGTGAGCGGCACATCTCAGGGGATCAACTGTTTTGATGAGAATGACGAAAGGGAATTAATGCAAACTCTTATTGAGGAAGCTAGGGAGGCATTTAGGTTATTGCCAGAAGTAAGATCAAGAGTTCAATGCTTACAGAAAGTAAATCTGCCAAGCGATGATGATGAACTGACTGCAGAcacatgttccatatgcatgGAGAAGTATTTACCTGATTCAGAAGCATACAGCATGCCTTGCAGCCACACTTTCCATTTTGACTGCATTGAGACTTGGCTGCTTAAAGATCCAAGTTGTCCTATGTGTCGTTACAAGTTGCCACCAATAGAGTTAGAGGCGGAGCTAGAAAATTAAAGTTTGTGAGTTTCTGCATTCTAAAAAAGACAGCTTACTAGATTTTTCTAACTATACATATAGAGTTTGGGCCAAACCTATTGGGTTAAGCAGAAATCGTAAATTTCACTGAAGCTCCGCCCCCTGAATGGAGTTGAAATAGTAGTTCTGTCTCTCTTGTGAAAAATGTATCTTTTGCTTTTTATAGAAAGGTTAATTAGCTACTAGAGTTGTTAATAGGGGGCCTGGCACCCGACaacacttctttcttttttctatagAGAAACTTCATATTTAGCTTCAAAACACTTGTATTCAGAATGCATgattgaaattaaattaaagatacATAACTTGGAGAGATTTAGTAGGGACTCTCGCACGTCATTTGCTTTATACTTTAATATTCCACTTTAATTTGTATTCCAGGTACATTAATAAaatgggaaaatacataaataacccccctccccccaccccaacgtatactcggattaattatgacgcacccaacctttacGGGCAACCTATTAcccctggccttattttttcagtATTTTTGTGGCCTTTTAGGCTGACGTGgcaccaaaaaaattataatttaaaaatagcGAGTGAAAGCagtaaaaatagtttttatattttaataaaaattagtttttaaaaatttatttatattttatcctctcacccacccccaccctccctTTCTTCCACATTTTAATTGTTAAAGCTACTGATTGCAATTTTTCAAACCCTAATTCTTTATGCCCAATTGTTAAAGCTTCCATCTTTattgattttggagaagatttagcTTAGTTGGATACCAACCCAAATGCTAAATGTGAGTCCTTTATCACCACATTATCACCATCGCCACGTCAGCACCACCGCCAtccaccaccacctccaaaATCTGTGCATTTTGCTCCGAAAACGACAACCTTGGAGAGTAAACATTCTAACCACAATAAAAACAACGATAAAAAGCACGATAAATCTCATGGGAAATAGAAAAAGAAGGCAAATTGGGAAGAAACTAGGATttatgtttgttggtgttgtaggtcttgtgtgtgtgtgtgttgggatTCTTGTtgatcaagagaagacaattaACTTTGAGTATTTGGTTTTGTTTCTTTGCTATATCCATGCaatctcaaattttttttttttttgtgtgtgtgtgtggggggggggggggggagagagagCGGCtgaaatgatgaagaagaaaaagaaggggtttatgatgaaattgaatgtgtgtgttaatggaggaagaaaatgggttgaatgtttcttgaaaataagctctttattattgatgattaaattgaatatgtgtgttaatggaggaagaaaatgggttgaatgtgtgtgtgttaatagaagaagaaaatgggttgaatctGTGTGcattaatggaggaagaaaatgagttgaatgtgtgtgtgttaatggaggaagaaaattggttggttaatttcttgaaaaaatatttatgattgatgaaagaaattgaatgtgtgtgtgttgatggaggaagaaaatgggttgaatgtgtgtgtgtgttaatggaggaagaaaatgggttgaatatgtgtgtgtcaatggaggaagaatatgagttgattgatttcttgaaatgaagaagaagaagggtttagtgatgaagaagataaaattaatggaggatttaatggttaattagaggctaattagtgtaaatataattaataaacgaaaaatcaaatgaaaaaaagaaaggaaaagtagCACCAATGTGGCAGTGATGTGGCACTGACGTGGCGCAGatgtggcggagagtgtgcaacactctccactATGCAACTGGGCATTAAAATTTTTTGATGCCACGTCAGCCTAAAAGGCCACAAAAATactgaaaaaataaggccagggggTAATAGatcgcccgcaaaggttgggtgcgtcataattaatccgactaTACGTTGGGGGgtgtttatgtattttcccttaataaaatcattaatccattacttcatgaaaacttggatgaaatttaacataaaaaaatCATGTCGTAAAAGCTCTAATGAGTTTTCAAATACAAACATGGTATCGCAGTGTATAAAGTAGATGAATTCAACCTATTGTCCATGACAATATATTGCAGAATCAAAGATGACCATAAGTTCATAGGCAGAAGGGAGATCGAAGACATAATAAAGAAGATGAAACATACTTCACTTCAAGTCTTCCTTTGTATATGTCACCAAACATAATCAAAAGTAGACATGCATTTTAGACTATACAAGTAGACAAAAATCAATCAGAATTGCAAATTTGCATTTGAAAACTGCCTACTCAGACAACCTAAGATAATTAAAACCAATGAGACAAATACTTTGCATTTAGAGCATTTGATAAAAGTGTGGAAGAACTGCCTGCAATCAAACATAGATGTAACCGAGCACAGATACACATTTCAATCTACTATTAATTGTCCTACAAGAGATCAATCAGAATAGTCTAAAACCCCTAAGATAGATCTTCAAAAATGTGGTCGTACCCGTGTCAGATTCTTCAAAGAATGTATTACTTTTTGAGGATTCGACACGCATCCATCCACATTTttaagagtccgagcaacacaTAGCCTAAGATCATACACTACGGTAAAATCAAATACCCATACTTCTCTATGGAATTACCATACAATTTGTATTAGCTCTTCGTTACTCTTTGCATTGATTAATCTTCCATGTTTCCTTTTCTTCTGGAGTTCTGCCATGCCTCTGTTTTTCTTCTCCCAAGAGAGCAACCAACTGAAAAAGAAACAAACGGATAAAGAAGAAAATTGAACTTTGCGCACACTAAAAAGAGATTAAGTTTTATGTATTGATACcacaaaaaaatgttacgattataatatttacaaagtaattaaatttcagataaaattttataataagCAGTATTAACTATTTAACATATGTTTTGcggtgtgtatatatgtatatacaaacTATGCCTGTGCAATGCACGGGCCtaacatgattaatttggttactcaatttagttagtcattatggtttgtatattttgcaaaagaTACTGCGATTTTCCatagtgagtctccatattttttttcttttcctcttatttgtTGATGCTGTGTTCCCCCCTCttggacacttatatatattagaaatttttagtaatgtggccaagtaatatgggacggagggagtacttcatttattaattcttaaagaatgtgggaaaagtcaaaagagaacaagtaaaagtgcacggaggaaataaatgtgtcagagaattaaaattgaagtgcatacgtgtatacattagaagagaataaatattcactattatgacatatgtccacgtgggataaaaaagtaattggttaaagtgtacaatcaAGTAATGTGGgatgaagggagtacttcatttattaattcttaaagaacgtgaaaagtcaagtatagtaatgtggctaAGTAATATGAgatgaagggagtacttcatttattaatttttaaagaatgtgaaaagtcaagtaatgtggccaagtaatatgggacgaagggagtactttatttattaatcttaaagaacatgaaaagtcaaaagtgaataagtaaaagtgcacggaggaaataaatatatgtCGAAGAactaaaattgaagtgcatacatgtatacatgaaaagagaataactattcagcaagaacgtgaacagtcaaaagtgaacaagtaaaagtgcacggaggaaataaatatgtgttggagaattaaaattgaagtgcatacgtgtatacatgagacaagtaaaagtgcacggaggaaataaatatatgctgaaaaattaaaattggagtgcatacgtgtatacatgagaagagaataaatatttagtactatgacatatgttcacgtgggatttattaattcttaaagaacgtgaaaagtcaaaagtgagcaaggaaaagtgcacggagaaaataaatttgtgtaggagaattaaaattgaactgcatacgtctatacatgagaaaggaataaatatttagcaagaacgtgaaaagtcaaaagtgaacaagtaaaagtgcatggaggaaataaatgtgtcggaaaattaaaattgaagtgtacccgtctatacatgagaagggaataaatattaagagcattgacatatgtaaatataaatatgtgttGGAGAcataaaaagtcaaaagtgaacaagtaaaaaagtGCACGgaaaataaatatatgtttgagaattaaaattgaagtgcatacgtgtatacatgagaagagaataaatattcagtactatgacatatgtccatgtgggatttattaattcttaaagaacgtgaaaagtcaaaagtgagcaagtaaaagtgcacggagaaaaataaattaaaatgtgtAGGATACATGTAAAGGAATAACTGAAAAGtcgtgaacaagtaaaagtgcatataaatgtgtcggaaaattaaaattgaagtgagaaagggaataaatattcaacaagaacgtgaaaagtcaaaagtgaacaagtaaaaatgcacggaggaaataaatatgtgtcggagaattaaaattgaagtgcgtACGTGTATACATACGTCTATAAAGGggatttatttattaattcttaaagaacgtgaaaagtaaATATTAAAAGTGCACGGATgacaaataaatattaaaattgacTACgtctatatatgtaaatattcaacaagaacgtgaaaagtcaaaagtgaacataaaagtgcacggaggaaataaatatgtcggaGAATAAAGTGTACATACGTCTTATatatgagaagggaataaatattaagcaAGCAATCATTAAGTGTACAATTTGTAAAAGCTTTGGTTAAAAGTATTACGTGTCTATTTGTAAAGCTTTGGGTACAAGTAGGTATTGCGGTGTTGGTCCCTCTTagccacttatatataatagaatatataacttaaaccaATTAAAAATAGGAGtaccaatttttattttttatatatattttttattacataggggtaagggaaaggaaaatgggggaggggattacaTGGTAGGGAACGTACCCCCATCAACAAGGTGAACGTACATGTAGCCAATCAACTGATGACCAAGATCCCGAGTACCAATTGGATTTAGACTTGTGATTAAATGTAGGCGTTGGAGTCAATCAACGAGTTATTAGTTATCACTTAGCTAGTTCAATTTTATATAACTcaggatgatttttttttgcttaatcTAATTACCAAGAAATATTACCGTGATAGTAAAATTACTACCGTTGAAATGGGGTTTGACTTTTAAGTAAATAAATGGAACCTGCCaaaatataaagtgtatatCAACTCTGTCCATTTAAGCTTTATTATAGCACATGGACGCGCGGTAAGTAATATTACTGTATTAGGAAGCTTAGTTCGCAAGTATTTTGGTAATGAATccgaaaagaaaaaggaaaaggaaacgAGCCAAGTCCTAATCCTACACAAAAACTGAAAATCAACCCTGTAGAAAGGAAGTCTTTTTTCTCTATACTGTATATACTAGTCCAGTGGCAAAACTGAATATTCAGAACCAACAATTTAGCTTTGATTAGTTTCATCAAATGGAGCCATTCGCTGCCAGTGAAATTCATGTTAAACCCCAACTTTATCCTAAAAGAAGTCCTCCTAGTCCAACCATCTCAGGTAACAATTTTAACTTGGAGATTAATCTACTTGTCAGGCACTCTTATACTTCTGGTGAGAACATTATCGAAGACTACAACTTTGGTACTAGGTGGGCTGATAAGTACAAGTCATTATCATGCGATATTGTTGACAGAGTGCTTTCTGCAACTGATTTTCCTTATCCATTAGAAAGTGTTAAGTGGGATCATACTGAGAAAATTTTGGAGAACAAAGATGATCTGATCGAACGCATCTTGGAGTTTGCTCGGACGGTGCAGAACGTTACACCTCCTCTCCAAGATGACGATACAGTTTATGTGAGACTGATATTTGATAAGCAAGTCTCCGTATCTCCTCAAGAATTTGAACTTACCAAAGCGAGAATTGTTGCAGAACAGAATGAAAATCGTGCACAACTACTTTGGGGAATAGTTTATGACCAAATCAAAGGATTGGGACACGGATCATCATCGTTGAATGAAGAATTTCAGTGGCTACAAGCTTACATAGTAGAAATTGTGAAGGGGACAGCTTATTGgagcatgtattatgatgaaaattatgaaaggGAACTACTACAGTCTTTAGTTGAGCAAGCCAGGAAGGAATTTAGGTCACTGCCTGCAGTAAGAATGATGCAATTCTTACAGGGAGTACATCTTCCGGAAAACGAATCAACAGACGTGTGTTCGATATGCATGGAGAGGTACTTACCTGGTTCAGAAGCATACAGCATGCCTTGCAGCCACAGTTTCCATTTTGACTGCATTGGGACTTGGCTTCTAAAAAACCCAAGTTGTCCTATGTGTCGTTACAAGTTGCCACCAATGGAGTCCAAATAGAAGTCATCTCTTTCTTGTAGATGTATTTTAAGATAAACCTTGTAAACAAACATGTCTTTGCTTTTAACAAAAAGATTCTtgttattgaaattgttagtaggGTGTTGGCTCCAGCCAACACTCTCTTCCCGATAGAGAGACATCATATGTAGCTTCAACATACTTGTATTCACAATGCACGACTGAAAGGTACATAACTTGGAGAGAGTTTATACTTCCTCACATCACTTGCTTTATACTTCCGTATATCACTTTGTATGCCGAGAGTTTCTAACCGCATCAACAAAATTATTACTTTATGAAAACTTGGATGAAATTTAACACAAATAATGTCGTAAAAGCTCTAATAGgttatttaaaaataaacatgACATTGCAGTATATATAAGCCAGATGAAATCAACCTACTGTTAATGATAACTTCAAAATCAAAGATGATAAGTTTATAGGCAGTAGGGAGAGGATAAAGAAAGCAGTACATACTTcatttatatttatacatatactagTAAGAAGATGCCGTGCAACAGCACGGCCCAACTCCAAAAGAATGCTGTTTTAAGATATTCTTAAATTTGTACTTTCAAAATGAAAACATCTTTGCTCTTAATTTATAACTTTTTCATTAGTATAAATTTAGATCTCCTTCTACGATACATTTTGTTAAAATTATAGTGTAATACAGTtttcataatcataaatttaaattgaataaatttCTCCTTAAAGATAAAAAGCAATATAAACTTGTACAATATAAAATTTAGTGATGTATTTTTATTAGCTTTAGTATTTACAATTATTTTCAATACATTGCTCAAAATTTTGGATGCAATAGCTGATTCAACTTTTCTCTAAACTTTGTGAAATGTTAACTGTTTATAATAGTATGATTCTGAAGAAGTACTCAATAAGAAATACCACAAAGCTGGATATAAGTTATGCAATGCAAAGAGAGAGACGAGTGTTCGACATCATTTAAAGAAGCTGCAAATGAAAGTGTAAGATAGAAAATTCAGCCCACATTGTCAAAAAGTGATAGTTGTAAAAGCTTGCAATTACAGCGTGTAGCGTGGAAATTGAGGTAGGGCCCAATTAAGCAAATTCATATATAAACCAGTCAAAGAGATCAAAGGCAGCACATGAAATGACCAAACTGCCTAGCCTAAGCAGGCATGTTGACGGTCTGGTCTGGTGGCTGCTTATTCGCATTTCTTAGTAAGTAATGTCACCAAACATTGTCAACAGTGCACATGCATTTTAGACTATAAAAGTCCGATAAAAATCAATCAGAATGGCAACTTCGCATTTGAGAACTACTCAGACAACCTAGGATAATTAACACCAATGAAAACAGATGCTTTGCATTTAGAGCATTTAATAAAATTGTGGAAGAACAACAGCCTGCAATTCAACATGGATGTAATCAAGCACAAATACACATTTTAATCTGACAGTTGTCCTACAAGATATCAATCAAAATAGTCTAGAACTTTCACAATTGAGAAGTATTCAGGCAACCTAAGATCATACACTAAAGTCCTAAGAAAGCAATTCTTTGCATAGGGCATTTAATCAAACACCTATATTTCATCAACACCGTCATTCACTTATCTATAGCATTTGAAAGGATGAAAACGCTGATACAGAAAGTCATTGAGATGTTTAGCAACTTCTGTGACTACAGTAGAAGACCTTCAACCATTCTATCTTTTAAAGGACTCGGAGTTAGAGAAAAAATTACAATAGGAAGGATGCTTAAAAGAGAAATTGTCTAGCATCATaaagagaacaaagcccaagCCCAACAAAGAACCATGAATAAAGGTTCTCATTTTGACTTCTTTCCCTGCTTCTTTTTTATTACTTCGTCAATGTACATAATACCTTTGCCTTTGTAAACTTCAGGAGGCTTACAGCTCCTTACAGAAGCAGCAAACTGATGTACCCTATACTTGTCAATCCCAGTGCAGCAAACTACATTGGGTTTGAAACAGAAGACACGAACTGCAGGGGGCACGGTCAGTTCAACCTCATGGCTGTAACCCAGCTTAAGGTACAAGAGACGACCTTCAGATTCTGCCCTAGCCTTGAAACCGACTCCAACAATCTTGAGAAAGCGGAAGAATTTAGCTTCCATTGGACGACTTTAATCAATCAGCTGAAACAGGAGATGACATGAAAAAAGCTACATCAGTAGGCCAAACAAGAAAAAGACCTAGACAATAATACAACAGGAACCGaccaaacaagaaaaaaaccAAGATACAactggaaaattattttccactATGGGAGGCAAGCATGCCAAGTATTAATCTGTGATTTAGGCATCTAACTTAATTGTTTGCGACTAATACTCGGTCAAAACAACTATGACTGTTTGTGTAGGAAATGCTATGCCACTTTGTGACTGAAAATGTGAATAGTCACAGCATACACAAATGAAAACTGCTCAAGGAAGGGAAGACAGCCAAAGTGACTTTCCTA from Lycium ferocissimum isolate CSIRO_LF1 chromosome 2, AGI_CSIRO_Lferr_CH_V1, whole genome shotgun sequence includes:
- the LOC132046559 gene encoding large ribosomal subunit protein uL6m-like, whose translation is MEAKFFRFLKIVGVGFKARAESEGRLLYLKLGYSHEVELTVPPAVRVFCFKPNVVCCTGIDKYRVHQFAASVRSCKPPEVYKGKGIMYIDEVIKKKQGKKSK